The following nucleotide sequence is from Raphanus sativus cultivar WK10039 unplaced genomic scaffold, ASM80110v3 Scaffold1948, whole genome shotgun sequence.
GCCCTGCGGACTTCGGTCAAGCTAGCTAGGTACCTAGTCAGAGGATCAGGGTTCGGAATCCTGTCGTATCCGATGTTAGTCCATAGCTTGGTCAAAGCTGAAGAAACGAATAAGAGGAttgaatacaaaaaaatattacaaaaggGAAAGAAGAGAGACTGTTGGTTACCACACTTCCATCAACCGGGGATACTGCCATAACAGCAACGACTGCATCGCATCGGACGTGTATCAGCTCTGCTCTCATAGCCATGTAGTTGACTGATTCACGGAAGGCGCGATCCCGTTCGGCGTTGAAGTTCGCCATGTCTCAAAACGGAAGAGGCGCAAAGCAAGGGGTTTAGGGGGGCTGATGACCATCGGAACCTTCCTCGGGGTTTTCTGATTGAGAAATGAACCCCAAACCCTATAAATGTAATCTTCTTGGGTCGAATTTTTTAGGCCCATCAATGAATATATGTTTCGATAGGCCCGTTACTGGATACTTATAGCCCATAcattaaaattagttaaattgAAACTCCCTCCGTACGTGGGTTTCTTGTATATTAGAGACCCCATTATCTAAAACtagacaacaacaaaaaccTGTATAAAACTTTACATTATGTGTTTATTATCATATCGTCTTATTCTATTTATGATAATAAACACATGATGTAAAGTTTTATACTTTAAACTTAGAGGCTTATAAACTTAGAGGTTTATAGTCAGTTTGGCACTATAAGCGTAGGAAGTTTATAGAGTGTTGCAGCTGTAACATATCTCCTTTTATATCTCGTCTAAGCTCATGTAGAAGTACCATTTAGAAAGTTGAAACGTGTAAACTGAAGATTCTCCCTGTTTATAACACATAATTTGATTGGAGATAAGGTATAAGAAGAGTGAAAGATGGTGATGGAGGAGTCATCAAAATGgttgttgatcaaaaaaaaaaagatcatccAAATGGTGGTGGGTTGGAAATCACAACACGGCTAATGTCTCTCCATGGCTTCATTCTACTCTCAGATTAACGTTTTTCAATCTTTCTGGGTTTTTCTAAGCTTTTGACTAGTGACcaaagtgtatttttttatttgctttcaCTACCAAACCATTGATTTTGAGGGCACAAACTACCTATGTACCTTTAAAATGGGACGGGCTACTTCTGACAGTTTCACATTGCTTGAATAGATCATCTCTAACAGTCAATGACATGTCCTGAAACTTTGAGAGGTCGTTTAATCTTGTCAAAACCTTGCAGAAACCGGACCCATGCACCAATTATGAGAAACCCAGGGAACCATCTATGTATTTAAACAGTTTTTCGTCAGTTAGCATTGAAGAAACCAATCGATGGAGTTCACCGTTCCATCAATGTTCGCATTTTGATTATTACAACCGACTacctaatcttttttttttttgttcaacaccGACTACATAATCCAAATATTGCATTATCTATTTGACTACAAACCATATAGTTTTCACACTCTGCGCAAAGACACATCATGGTCTCTTGGGAGGGCATAAACGGCAAGAAGTTTAAGGTTCGCTTACAGACGGTAAGTCTGGTTGGGAGTTTGGTGTCTTCGTGTATGTAATTCAATTGTgcaaatacaaaatattaacaaaaagagaaaatgtCAACAAAAAGCACATATAGTGAATGAAAATCCCCAAAGATACTCCGAAATTTAACATAAGTTAActaagtattattattatataaattaaagacTAACATAGAAGAAACCATAGGTGGGTCATACAAGACCGATATGGAGCACAAAGCTGTGGTGATTGAACAAGATGCTGATGATCCTAATGAACATCTCCGGGAACCATCTTCCGAGTGAGCAACTTCTTCTATGTTGCAAGAAATATATGGTGAGAATGAATACAGGAAACGATCAAATGAGATTTTTGCATGTTAAGTCTTATCGTATACCTCTTTGTCGAGTTGTTCCCGTGTTGGTCCAAATCTATGTTCCCGCAAATCCATCAACCCCTGGTATATCTGACGGTGAAGAATACCCATCTCGGCATAGGTCATATCTTCCAGCTCTCTACCATTCAGTCTCCtgacaaaaggaaaaaaaaaaaaagaaaacgcaTCATCAATGAAAATAAATACACAGAGCAAGTGTGGGGAGGGGGAAATGTTAAAATGTAGTCGTTACTCACTCCTTCAGTAGCCACAGCCTCTCGAACTCCATCTCCATGGATTCAGCCTTTCGTCTTTCGAACTCTATCTGCAATTTCGACTGCAATATCACATGCATATTAACACAAGCATGCACAATAGCTAATAGAACAGGCAAGGGGCACGTAACGTACCATTGGTGCTGCTTCACCAACTTGTCCCTCTCCCGAGCTGTCATCATATACCCACAAGACAGAGTCAGGTTTTCAAGGATCAAAAGAAATGCACCAAGACAACTACAACTTAAAATCAAAGTGATCTCTGCTCCCATTATATAAGACAACAGACACATATGCAGAGAGGGttcgactctctctctctctctccagtAAAATAGCTTATAAAAATCAGATAACTAATTGACTCTCCTCAAAGAACTCCTTAATTAGCAAAAGACTAATAATACCTGTTGCCGCTAGAGAATCTGCGGGGAGCCACTCTCATCCTACCACCATACTCGTCCACTGTTTCACTCtatcacaaaataaaataaaattgaaaggTTCATGGCCCATGtcaaatatctatttaaaaaaaaaagcaaaaaaaggaCAAAGAATTGGGAACGAAAACGTTTACCTGTATGAGCAAACTCTCCAAATCTTCCTCCAGCTGCTCATTCTTctgtaatataataataatattagttaaaaacaaaaagaaaacaaagatgcTTGAGAATCCATTATTTTGGCGTCTTCACCTTGTTCACAATGGGCAAGACGACTTCTCTGAGATGGTTTTCAAGAAACACAAGCTCTGTGAAACTCAGACCGTCCAGATCCTTGCCAGTCATTCTCCTGAGACATAAAAAGGGGAA
It contains:
- the LOC108845805 gene encoding uncharacterized protein LOC108845805 isoform X1, yielding MGRRRIRLKLKRRPRDVTKKKNKVGGILCDFCGFSTRYERDHMESELKRLRVLTRRMTGKDLDGLSFTELVFLENHLREVVLPIVNKKNEQLEEDLESLLIQSETVDEYGGRMRVAPRRFSSGNSSGEGQVGEAAPMSKLQIEFERRKAESMEMEFERLWLLKERLNGRELEDMTYAEMGILHRQIYQGLMDLREHRFGPTREQLDKEKKLLTRKMVPGDVH
- the LOC108845805 gene encoding uncharacterized protein LOC108845805 isoform X2, with amino-acid sequence MGRRRIRLKLKRRPRDVTKKKNKVGGILCDFCGFSTRYERDHMESELKRLRVLTRRMTGKDLDGLSFTELVFLENHLREVVLPIVNKKNEQLEEDLESLLIQSETVDEYGGRMRVAPRRFSSGNSSGEGQVGEAAPMSKLQIEFERRKAESMEMEFERLWLLKERLNGRELEDMTYAEMGILHRQIYQGLMDLREHRFGPTREQLDKEKLLTRKMVPGDVH